The Naumannella cuiyingiana DNA window CAACCATGGAAGGGAGTCGACGATGACTGCCCCCGCGGGCGAAAAGCCCGACACCGGATCGCCCGATGATCATCGGGCCGGATCCGGCCGTGCCGGCGATTCCGGTACGCCGGTCCCCGGCTGGCGCCGCCGGATGCGCCCCTACCTGCTGTCTGTGCCGGCCGTGCTGGTCGTCATCGGCATCCTCTACCCGTTCGTGCTCGGGGCCATCTATGCGTTCCTGAACTACTCGGCGGCCAACCCCGACCCACGGTTCATCGGATTCGCCAACTTCGTCTCCGTGCTCGGCGACACCGACTTCTGGGCGTCGGTCCGGATCACCCTGACCTACGCGGTGGTGGCCACCGTCGTCGAGACCGTGCTCGGCGTGATCATCGCGCTGCTGCTGAACCGGTCCTCGCTGGTCGGGCGGATCTTCGAGCGGGTACTGATCCTGCCGCTGATGATCGCCCCGGTGATCGCCGGCGTGATCTGGAAGCTGATGTTCAACCCGCAGTTCGGCGTCCTGAACTACGTGCTGGGGCTCGGTTCGTCCTTCGACTGGTTGAGCCGCGACATGGCGCTGTGGTCCTCGATCATCGTCGATGTCTGGATCTTCACGCCGTTCGTCGCGATCCTCGTGCTGGCTGGGATCCGGTCGCTGCCACGCGAACCGTTCGAGGCCTCGGACGTGGACGGTGCGGGCTGGTGGTACTCCTTCCGCCGGCTCATGCTGCCGATGATGTGGCCCTACATCCTGGTCGCCGTGATCTTCCGCTTCATGGACTGCCTGAAGGTCTTCGACCACATCTACGTCCTCACCGCGGGCGGCCCGGGCATCGCCACGCGTACCCTGCAGATCGGGGCCTATGAGGACTCGATCATCTTCCAGAACTACTCCCGCGGCAGCACCTACATGCTGTTGTTGTGGGTGATCGTCTTCATCACCGCGCGCTACCTGGTGTCGGTGCTCGGCAAGGCCCAGCGCCGCGCGGCCGGGGCGGAGGAGTGATCATGGCAACCCGAGAGCTCAAACCCGGCCAGCGTCGGATCACCGGCGGCGGGATCGTCGCCGACCTGGCGATCATCGCCTGGTTCGTCTTCGCGCTGTTCCCGATCCTGTGGATGATCTTGCTGGCGCTGAAGACGCCCGCGGAACAGACATCGACCTACTTCGTGTTCTCCCCGACGCTGGAGAACTTCGTCACCGTGCTCACCGACC harbors:
- a CDS encoding carbohydrate ABC transporter permease; this translates as MTAPAGEKPDTGSPDDHRAGSGRAGDSGTPVPGWRRRMRPYLLSVPAVLVVIGILYPFVLGAIYAFLNYSAANPDPRFIGFANFVSVLGDTDFWASVRITLTYAVVATVVETVLGVIIALLLNRSSLVGRIFERVLILPLMIAPVIAGVIWKLMFNPQFGVLNYVLGLGSSFDWLSRDMALWSSIIVDVWIFTPFVAILVLAGIRSLPREPFEASDVDGAGWWYSFRRLMLPMMWPYILVAVIFRFMDCLKVFDHIYVLTAGGPGIATRTLQIGAYEDSIIFQNYSRGSTYMLLLWVIVFITARYLVSVLGKAQRRAAGAEE